The following are from one region of the Osmia bicornis bicornis chromosome 8, iOsmBic2.1, whole genome shotgun sequence genome:
- the LOC114880859 gene encoding BTB/POZ domain-containing protein 7 isoform X2: MNVFRILTPCVLQRRRPKEADNSDKRDCWFVKRRRGDASYMIHRMGASASSSITNVGGDSVQAARLSSSGNPPDQHGIAIREKKKKMTGFATLRKKFIRRRRSSKACDHGRIIRDLVSTWSHLEATALLEEYEALAALKDLHVQAELARPPAATYKQDLSKLYDYKHCSDVDLVYRGACFPVHRALLSARCPYFRDLLAGCPGYGARICLELRTPNLEVQMFSALLRYLYTGDICPHDAALEANLLRRLGEEFGTPNPLEHDLRYLLDTGDYADAALVFTSDSDYQRPDSGSSEYGFRPKLELPCHKAILSARSPFFRNLIQRRTRSGEDHTERALHIPTRIVLDESVIPKRYARVLLHAVYLDTVDLSLIMRGNGCGNSAGSLGEVQALTHTGRVRPSPLEEAMELYQIGRFLELDILSQGCEDLILEYLTLESLPAVLKWGSQPHGSAWVHRQALHYLREEFQPVASSSILHQLDHAHLANVLQSHFLQASELEILQAVLKWGEQELVRRMEDREPNLLSHTVHSVTRKGLKKRDLSDIELREILSELLPLVRMDHILPPNSEALAQAIRRGLVSTPPSHMIGDERENLRMNAWIRGGKKNGFFVRPRLFMPYYEEIKSLVEEQMVQEADLVRLRRPRYVADIPDALYMVDEKPRPMGTAGVDVLAAAFPDSATLAAMLKREQKLRQSPSCQRAISLPLSSRHEINRQVRLRVVREFNLPDTVADLLENTAAYSMKDQNERLTDIEDMDSPGIGMNTRTVPPLCYGRNMTFPRPASSCAHRHELPAIVTEGESCRLLAEQQENNSCSDGQLSGVMPDVAMATASFGALQLIEEQELELDLGDGTSHLLQHVSPSSGTMGSHRSSLPHPHQRHYSGPPPPPYMYHRAGTALPRFI; encoded by the exons ATGAATGTATTCCGAATTTTGACACCGTGTGTATTGCAACGTAGACGACCAAAGGAGGCAGATAATTCCGATAAAAGGGATTGCTGGTTCGTTAAAAGACGGCGCGGAGATGCTTCGTACATGATACATAGAATGGGTGCTTCTGCATCGTCAAGCATCACCAATGTAGGTGGAGATTCGGTCCAAGCAGCTAGACTCTCATCCTCCGGTAATCCTCCTGATCAACATGGCATTGCTATCAg ggaaaagaagaagaaaatgacgGGGTTCGCGACATTGAGGAAGAAATTCATTCGAAGGCGTCGTTCTTCGAAGGCTTGCGACCATGGTAGGATTATCCGAGATCTGGTATCAACCTGGAGCCACTTGGAAGCGACCGCTCTCTTGGAAGAATACGAGGCGTTGGCCGCGTTAAAGGATCTCCATGTCCAAGCCGAATTAGCCAGACCACCGGCTGCCACGTACAAACAAGATTTGTCGAAGCTGTACGATTACAAACATTGTTCCGACGTGGATCTCGTCTACCGAGGAGCCTGCTTCCCCGTTCATAGGGCTCTTTTGTCCGCGCGTTGTCCATACTTCAGGGACTTGCTAGCTGGATGTCCGG GGTATGGTGCTAGGATATGCCTGGAACTGAGAACACCGAATCTCGAAGTACAAATGTTTTCGGCTCTGCTGCGCTATCTCTACACTGGTGATATTTGTCCGCACGATGCTGCTCTGGAGGCGAATCTGTTGCGACGACTGGGAGAGGAATTCGGCACGCCGAACCCTTTGGAACACGATCTCAGATACTTGCTCGACACCGGTGATTACGCGGACGCCGCATTAGTGTTCACGTCGGACAGTGATTACCAGAGACCAGATAGTGGAAGTTCAGAATACGGATTCCGGCCAAAGTTAGAACTGCCATGTCATAAAGCGATACTTTCTGCGAGATCTCCGTTCTTCAGGAACTTAATACAAAGACGGACTAGATCGGGGGAAGATCACACAGAAAGGGCGCTTCATATACCTACTAGAATAGTTTTGGACGAGAGTGTAATACCCAAACGATACGCCAGAGTATTATTACATGCAGTGTATTTAGATACCGTTGATTTATCGTTAATAATGAGAGGTAATGGTTGCGGGAACAGCGCTGGTAGTCTTGGAGAG GTTCAAGCCCTTACACATACCGGACGGGTTCGACCAAGTCCCTTAGAGGAAGCAATGGAATTGTACCAAATCGGCCGATTTTTGGAGCTAGATATATTATCACAGGGTTGTGAAGATCTTATTTTAGAATACCTTACATTGGAATCGCTTCCGGCTGTTTTAAA atGGGGCAGTCAACCTCACGGTTCTGCCTGGGTACACAGGCAAGCGTTGCATTATTTGAGGGAGGAATTTCAACCGGTCGCCTCTTCTTCCATTCTTCATCAACTGGATCACGCACATTTAGCGAACGTTTTGCAAAGCCACTTCTTGCAAGCTAGCGAACTTGAAATACTGCAGGCGGTACTCAAGTGGGGGGAACAAGAATTGGTGCGTCGCATGGAGGATCGGGAACCAAATTTGCTCAGTCATACTGTACATTCGGTTACGAGAAAGGGACTGAAGAAAAGGGATTTAAGTGATATAGAACTGCGAGAGATACTTAGTGAACTTTTACCGCTTGTCAGAATGGATCATATACTACCGCCTAATAGCGAAGCCTTGGCACAG gCTATTAGAAGGGGATTAGTTTCAACTCCACCGAGTCATATGATAGGGGATGAAAGGGAGAATTTACGCatgaatgcttggataaggggtggaaagaaaaatggattTTTTGTCAGGCCGCGCCTATTCATGCCTTATTACGAAGAAATAAAG TCTTTAGTCGAGGAACAAATGGTCCAAGAAGCAGATTTAGTAAGATTACGAAGGCCGCGATACGTGGCGGATATTCCCGATGCCTTGTACATGGTTGACGAGAAACCAAGACCAATGGGTACAGCGGGTGTTGACGTTCTCGCCGCAGCGTTTCCAG ATTCAGCAACCTTGGCAGCTATGTTGAAACGAGAACAGAAATTAAGGCAGTCGCCCAGTTGTCAGAGGGCCATCAGTTTACCACTCTCGTCGCGTCATGAAATCAACAGGCAGGTGCGACTACGCGTTGTCAGGGAGTTCAACTTACCTGACACTGTGGCTGATCTCCTGGAG AACACTGCGGCGTACAGTATGAAAGATCAGAACGAAAGGCTGACCGATATCGAGGACATGGATTCACCAGGGATCGGGATGAACACGAGGACAGTTCCGCCGTTGTGTTACGGAAGAAACATGACATTCCCCCGGCCAGCCTCGTCCTGTGCCCACAGACACGAGCTTCCGGCCATAGTGACCGAGGGTGAAAGCTGTAGGCTTCTCGCTGAG CAACAAGAAAATAATTCATGTAGCGATGGACAATTGTCAGGCGTGATGCCGGATGTGGCGATGGCGACAGCTTCGTTCGGGGCTTTGCAATTGATAGAGGAACAAGAGTTAGAGTTAGACCTGGGCGATGGAACGTCCCATCTTCTGCAGCATGTTTCACCGTCGAGCGGTACCATGGGTTCCCATAGGTCTTCGCTTCCTCATCCACATCAGAGGCACTACTCCGGACCGCCTCCTCCACCGTACATGTACCACCGAGCTGGCACTGCCTTACCGAGATTTATTTAA
- the LOC114880859 gene encoding BTB/POZ domain-containing protein 7 isoform X1 — MNVFRILTPCVLQRRRPKEADNSDKRDCWFVKRRRGDASYMIHRMGASASSSITNVGGDSVQAARLSSSGNPPDQHGIAIREKKKKMTGFATLRKKFIRRRRSSKACDHGRIIRDLVSTWSHLEATALLEEYEALAALKDLHVQAELARPPAATYKQDLSKLYDYKHCSDVDLVYRGACFPVHRALLSARCPYFRDLLAGCPGYGARICLELRTPNLEVQMFSALLRYLYTGDICPHDAALEANLLRRLGEEFGTPNPLEHDLRYLLDTGDYADAALVFTSDSDYQRPDSGSSEYGFRPKLELPCHKAILSARSPFFRNLIQRRTRSGEDHTERALHIPTRIVLDESVIPKRYARVLLHAVYLDTVDLSLIMRGNGCGNSAGSLGEVQALTHTGRVRPSPLEEAMELYQIGRFLELDILSQGCEDLILEYLTLESLPAVLKWGSQPHGSAWVHRQALHYLREEFQPVASSSILHQLDHAHLANVLQSHFLQASELEILQAVLKWGEQELVRRMEDREPNLLSHTVHSVTRKGLKKRDLSDIELREILSELLPLVRMDHILPPNSEALAQAIRRGLVSTPPSHMIGDERENLRMNAWIRGGKKNGFFVRPRLFMPYYEEIKSLVEEQMVQEADLVRLRRPRYVADIPDALYMVDEKPRPMGTAGVDVLAAAFPVPDSATLAAMLKREQKLRQSPSCQRAISLPLSSRHEINRQVRLRVVREFNLPDTVADLLENTAAYSMKDQNERLTDIEDMDSPGIGMNTRTVPPLCYGRNMTFPRPASSCAHRHELPAIVTEGESCRLLAEQQENNSCSDGQLSGVMPDVAMATASFGALQLIEEQELELDLGDGTSHLLQHVSPSSGTMGSHRSSLPHPHQRHYSGPPPPPYMYHRAGTALPRFI; from the exons ATGAATGTATTCCGAATTTTGACACCGTGTGTATTGCAACGTAGACGACCAAAGGAGGCAGATAATTCCGATAAAAGGGATTGCTGGTTCGTTAAAAGACGGCGCGGAGATGCTTCGTACATGATACATAGAATGGGTGCTTCTGCATCGTCAAGCATCACCAATGTAGGTGGAGATTCGGTCCAAGCAGCTAGACTCTCATCCTCCGGTAATCCTCCTGATCAACATGGCATTGCTATCAg ggaaaagaagaagaaaatgacgGGGTTCGCGACATTGAGGAAGAAATTCATTCGAAGGCGTCGTTCTTCGAAGGCTTGCGACCATGGTAGGATTATCCGAGATCTGGTATCAACCTGGAGCCACTTGGAAGCGACCGCTCTCTTGGAAGAATACGAGGCGTTGGCCGCGTTAAAGGATCTCCATGTCCAAGCCGAATTAGCCAGACCACCGGCTGCCACGTACAAACAAGATTTGTCGAAGCTGTACGATTACAAACATTGTTCCGACGTGGATCTCGTCTACCGAGGAGCCTGCTTCCCCGTTCATAGGGCTCTTTTGTCCGCGCGTTGTCCATACTTCAGGGACTTGCTAGCTGGATGTCCGG GGTATGGTGCTAGGATATGCCTGGAACTGAGAACACCGAATCTCGAAGTACAAATGTTTTCGGCTCTGCTGCGCTATCTCTACACTGGTGATATTTGTCCGCACGATGCTGCTCTGGAGGCGAATCTGTTGCGACGACTGGGAGAGGAATTCGGCACGCCGAACCCTTTGGAACACGATCTCAGATACTTGCTCGACACCGGTGATTACGCGGACGCCGCATTAGTGTTCACGTCGGACAGTGATTACCAGAGACCAGATAGTGGAAGTTCAGAATACGGATTCCGGCCAAAGTTAGAACTGCCATGTCATAAAGCGATACTTTCTGCGAGATCTCCGTTCTTCAGGAACTTAATACAAAGACGGACTAGATCGGGGGAAGATCACACAGAAAGGGCGCTTCATATACCTACTAGAATAGTTTTGGACGAGAGTGTAATACCCAAACGATACGCCAGAGTATTATTACATGCAGTGTATTTAGATACCGTTGATTTATCGTTAATAATGAGAGGTAATGGTTGCGGGAACAGCGCTGGTAGTCTTGGAGAG GTTCAAGCCCTTACACATACCGGACGGGTTCGACCAAGTCCCTTAGAGGAAGCAATGGAATTGTACCAAATCGGCCGATTTTTGGAGCTAGATATATTATCACAGGGTTGTGAAGATCTTATTTTAGAATACCTTACATTGGAATCGCTTCCGGCTGTTTTAAA atGGGGCAGTCAACCTCACGGTTCTGCCTGGGTACACAGGCAAGCGTTGCATTATTTGAGGGAGGAATTTCAACCGGTCGCCTCTTCTTCCATTCTTCATCAACTGGATCACGCACATTTAGCGAACGTTTTGCAAAGCCACTTCTTGCAAGCTAGCGAACTTGAAATACTGCAGGCGGTACTCAAGTGGGGGGAACAAGAATTGGTGCGTCGCATGGAGGATCGGGAACCAAATTTGCTCAGTCATACTGTACATTCGGTTACGAGAAAGGGACTGAAGAAAAGGGATTTAAGTGATATAGAACTGCGAGAGATACTTAGTGAACTTTTACCGCTTGTCAGAATGGATCATATACTACCGCCTAATAGCGAAGCCTTGGCACAG gCTATTAGAAGGGGATTAGTTTCAACTCCACCGAGTCATATGATAGGGGATGAAAGGGAGAATTTACGCatgaatgcttggataaggggtggaaagaaaaatggattTTTTGTCAGGCCGCGCCTATTCATGCCTTATTACGAAGAAATAAAG TCTTTAGTCGAGGAACAAATGGTCCAAGAAGCAGATTTAGTAAGATTACGAAGGCCGCGATACGTGGCGGATATTCCCGATGCCTTGTACATGGTTGACGAGAAACCAAGACCAATGGGTACAGCGGGTGTTGACGTTCTCGCCGCAGCGTTTCCAG TTCCAGATTCAGCAACCTTGGCAGCTATGTTGAAACGAGAACAGAAATTAAGGCAGTCGCCCAGTTGTCAGAGGGCCATCAGTTTACCACTCTCGTCGCGTCATGAAATCAACAGGCAGGTGCGACTACGCGTTGTCAGGGAGTTCAACTTACCTGACACTGTGGCTGATCTCCTGGAG AACACTGCGGCGTACAGTATGAAAGATCAGAACGAAAGGCTGACCGATATCGAGGACATGGATTCACCAGGGATCGGGATGAACACGAGGACAGTTCCGCCGTTGTGTTACGGAAGAAACATGACATTCCCCCGGCCAGCCTCGTCCTGTGCCCACAGACACGAGCTTCCGGCCATAGTGACCGAGGGTGAAAGCTGTAGGCTTCTCGCTGAG CAACAAGAAAATAATTCATGTAGCGATGGACAATTGTCAGGCGTGATGCCGGATGTGGCGATGGCGACAGCTTCGTTCGGGGCTTTGCAATTGATAGAGGAACAAGAGTTAGAGTTAGACCTGGGCGATGGAACGTCCCATCTTCTGCAGCATGTTTCACCGTCGAGCGGTACCATGGGTTCCCATAGGTCTTCGCTTCCTCATCCACATCAGAGGCACTACTCCGGACCGCCTCCTCCACCGTACATGTACCACCGAGCTGGCACTGCCTTACCGAGATTTATTTAA
- the LOC114880863 gene encoding uncharacterized protein LOC114880863: MSPSIEPFPVENFNELLAQSLGKDIQVKQIEWRPLTAPGENFGSLMLAINVTLTRLNKTDTLHLVGKLPPTSAYLLDLFNSPVTFKKELRFYSAMAKEFTKLQLESGINEKDINDLAPKYFGGRMGLKDPEAFDQQAAIILENLKYNGYDTEDRIHGLDKIHTEFALEGLARLHALTIALKIKKPQLFQRMAAEVLTDVLNETTEKCVIDMIRKAQADVNDIAELKPYLERVNKTIEYGIQMNKDMGQPEEPWATLVHNDFWVNNMMFRHDQRGELIDMKIVDFQLCVYDYGVNDLIFFLISSAKKDILDNKLNDMIDFYYSCFVRCLKTLKVETDSFAKQKFDEIVNRCATLKFNQCMMMAQVIQAPRGSTPEIKETKGDDIFLNRVGDDVYKQKLAHNVQIFDKMGWLVK, from the coding sequence ATGTCACCGTCGATAGAACCGTTCCCAGTTGAAAACTTTAACGAACTTCTGGCTCAGAGTCTGGGCAAGGACATACAAGTGAAGCAGATAGAATGGAGGCCTCTAACCGCTCCAGGGGAGAACTTTGGAAGCTTAATGTTGGCCATCAACGTCACCCTGACTCGTCTCAACAAAACGGACACTCTGCATCTAGTTGGCAAACTGCCGCCCACATCCGCCTATCTGTTGGACCTGTTTAACAGTCCTGTAACATTCAAGAAGGAGCTTCGATTCTACAGCGCAATGGCTAAAGAGTTCACGAAACTTCAATTAGAAAGCGGTATCAACGAGAAGGACATAAACGATCTGGCACCGAAATACTTTGGTGGTAGAATGGGTCTGAAAGATCCTGAAGCGTTCGATCAACAGGCAGCTATCATCTTAGAAAATCTCAAGTACAATGGATACGACACAGAGGATAGAATCCATGGACTGGATAAAATTCACACAGAGTTTGCTCTTGAAGGATTGGCCAGGTTGCACGCCCTCACGATAGCCCTGAAGATCAAGAAACCTCAATTGTTTCAGAGAATGGCAGCTGAAGTGTTGACCGACGTGCTGAACGAGACAACCGAGAAGTGTGTGATCGATATGATCAGAAAAGCTCAGGCGGACGTCAACGACATAGCAGAATTAAAGCCATACTTGGAACGTGTGAATAAAACCATAGAGTATGGTATTCAAATGAACAAAGACATGGGCCAACCCGAAGAACCATGGGCCACCTTGGTGCACAATGATTTCTGGGTGAACAACATGATGTTCAGACACGATCAACGCGGTGAACTGATCGACATGAAGATCGTAGACTTCCAATTGTGCGTGTACGATTACGGGGTGAACGACCTGATCTTCTTCCTGATATCCAGCGCGAAGAAGGACATCCTGGATAACAAGCTGAACGACATGATTGATTTCTATTATTCCTGTTTCGTCAGATGTTTGAAGACACTGAAAGTGGAGACAGACAGTTTCGCCAAGCAGAAATTCGACGAGATTGTGAACCGTTGTGCCACCCTCAAGTTTAATCAATGCATGATGATGGCCCAAGTGATTCAGGCCCCTCGAGGATCCACGCCGGAGATCAAGGAGACGAAGGGTGATGATATATTCCTGAATCGAGTCGGCGATGATGTTTACAAACAGAAATTGGCGCACAACGTGCAGATCTTCGATAAGATGGGCTGGTTAGTCAAATAA